Proteins encoded by one window of Paenibacillus sp. DCT19:
- a CDS encoding glycosyltransferase — MRKPRVLLLSEGFGTGHTQAAHALASGIKKVSPHVHSRVIELGKFLNPTVAPLIFSAYRKTLSVQPKLVSLLYRTQYNKSLNGFTKLALHRIFYTQTAQVVAQLKPDAVICTHPFPNAVISRLKRQGLNVPLYTVVTDYDVHATWINPEVNKYLVSTPQVKALLEIRGVEPSRIQITGIPVHPDFWEAGDKAKLRQESGLKDMPTALLMGGGWGLSFDEEHMKALASWADRVQLIFCLGSNEKMIAKMKEMPCFQHPNIRIHGYTREVSKLMDVSDVLITKPGGMTCTEALAKGLPMLFVPPLPGQEEENCEYFVQAGYGQVIHSADVISKRFSELCDQNSAQRSAEKQSHKTRTIKPKSTYDPTCCAQAVHDLLFPTTTEVTNAPKERFTAGITATPLSGTRIPF, encoded by the coding sequence ATGCGAAAACCAAGAGTGCTCTTATTATCAGAAGGTTTCGGCACCGGTCACACCCAAGCCGCCCATGCGCTGGCAAGCGGAATCAAAAAAGTAAGCCCGCATGTCCACAGTCGAGTGATTGAACTCGGCAAATTTTTGAATCCAACGGTAGCACCGTTAATTTTCTCTGCATACCGCAAGACATTGTCTGTGCAGCCCAAACTTGTCAGTCTGTTATACCGAACACAATATAATAAATCCCTTAACGGTTTTACGAAACTAGCTTTACACCGCATTTTCTATACGCAGACGGCGCAGGTCGTAGCTCAATTGAAGCCAGATGCCGTGATCTGTACACACCCTTTTCCGAATGCTGTTATCTCCAGACTCAAGCGCCAAGGGCTTAATGTTCCTTTATATACCGTCGTTACCGATTACGATGTCCATGCAACATGGATTAATCCAGAGGTTAACAAATATCTCGTCTCTACCCCGCAGGTCAAAGCATTGCTAGAGATTAGAGGGGTGGAGCCATCCCGCATTCAAATTACGGGTATTCCGGTACATCCCGACTTCTGGGAAGCAGGAGACAAAGCCAAGTTAAGACAGGAGTCCGGACTTAAGGATATGCCAACAGCCCTGCTGATGGGTGGAGGCTGGGGTCTTTCTTTTGACGAGGAACATATGAAGGCATTAGCTTCCTGGGCAGATCGCGTGCAGCTCATCTTCTGTCTCGGAAGCAATGAGAAGATGATTGCCAAAATGAAAGAAATGCCTTGCTTCCAGCACCCTAACATTCGGATCCACGGGTATACCCGTGAAGTCAGCAAGCTGATGGATGTATCCGATGTACTGATTACGAAGCCTGGTGGCATGACGTGTACGGAGGCACTCGCAAAGGGATTACCTATGCTGTTTGTTCCTCCGCTTCCCGGGCAAGAGGAAGAAAACTGTGAGTATTTCGTACAAGCCGGATATGGGCAGGTCATTCATTCAGCTGATGTCATCTCGAAGCGATTTAGCGAATTATGTGATCAGAATTCTGCTCAGAGGTCGGCCGAGAAACAGTCTCATAAGACTAGGACAATCAAGCCAAAATCAACTTACGACCCTACATGCTGTGCGCAGGCTGTCCATGATTTATTATTTCCGACGACTACCGAAGTTACAAACGCTCCTAAGGAGCGCTTCACAGCCGGAATAACTGCCACACCGCTGTCAGGTACCAGAATCCCATTCTAA
- a CDS encoding cell wall hydrolase, with protein MDIISKNRWVAPMLSVLLVCIVGVNVVQATGKWNEDSDSKQMTELTASVQNNGAVSSNEDRRMLQDGTSLSSDASASNADWINTLPAKNWLASAQEEQELQEARAKNKARAAAAAQAKKEAAVKLAKIEKAKAAAALTTPPKKLYFTRTKLLNQADSKLATWSYSVSDKDVLLLQKIVMAEAEGEPYEGKVAVANVVLNRLRSANFPDSIYKVIYQKSQFSPVANGRLKRVVPNEDSIKAVNAALNGKKEVADDTYYFLSLTLADDLTVARSQKKVKTIGHHTFYK; from the coding sequence ATGGATATTATAAGCAAGAATCGTTGGGTAGCACCGATGTTATCTGTGCTGCTTGTGTGTATAGTGGGGGTTAATGTAGTCCAGGCGACTGGGAAGTGGAATGAGGATAGTGATAGCAAGCAGATGACTGAGCTCACAGCATCTGTGCAAAATAATGGGGCAGTTTCTTCAAACGAAGATAGGCGAATGCTACAAGACGGGACAAGTCTGTCTAGTGATGCGTCTGCTTCGAATGCAGACTGGATTAATACGCTTCCGGCCAAAAACTGGCTGGCCTCTGCTCAGGAAGAGCAAGAGCTACAAGAAGCTAGAGCTAAAAATAAGGCGAGAGCAGCGGCGGCGGCTCAAGCTAAGAAAGAAGCAGCAGTGAAACTGGCGAAGATCGAGAAAGCCAAAGCAGCAGCTGCGCTTACAACTCCCCCCAAAAAACTTTACTTTACGCGGACCAAACTTCTGAACCAGGCGGACTCGAAGCTCGCTACCTGGTCATACAGTGTGTCTGATAAAGATGTGCTTCTGCTGCAAAAAATCGTCATGGCAGAGGCGGAAGGTGAACCGTACGAAGGCAAAGTGGCAGTTGCCAATGTTGTCTTAAACCGGCTGCGGTCAGCCAATTTTCCCGACTCCATTTACAAAGTAATATATCAGAAATCTCAGTTTAGTCCTGTGGCTAACGGACGTTTGAAACGCGTTGTTCCGAATGAGGACAGCATTAAGGCCGTGAATGCAGCATTGAACGGGAAAAAGGAAGTAGCCGATGATACGTATTATTTCTTATCATTGACACTTGCGGATGATCTGACAGTTGCTCGTTCACAGAAAAAGGTGAAAACCATCGGTCATCATACATTTTACAAATAA
- a CDS encoding YhgE/Pip family protein, with amino-acid sequence MKSLSVFFKDVGSAVRNPKVLIPVIAIMFIPILYSGIYLAAYWDPYGHVDQMPVAVVNLDKGAELEGKSLHVGEDLVDELKKNADFKWEFVNSAQAQQGMKDDKYYMQITIPENFSSQATTLLDDQPKPADLIYEPNGNYSFVGAQIGKTAIKDLKAKVSAKVTEAYAETLLDKFSEVSDGLAEAGDGAGELNTGAGKLDDGAVKLKDNLAKLASGTIELQEGLSPLTDGVNALHTGATKLETGTSSLVSGLQQLQTAAGTQLQSGADQLKEGSDKLAAGLQTSLDGTSKLQTGLQASEQGSAKLSEGLQSAVQGSGTLATGLQSAVDGSGQVADGAKGVADGLKQLAAANPELAESADVQKLLAASQAVADGSAQLHESEQKLAQGAGQLHEGNQQLATGAEQLHEGQQQLLAGAGQLVGGQEQLLAGASQLSDGGSKLSDGLKQFTGKLSEAANGGAQLASGVKQLGTGTSALQTGVGKLSGGVSSLTDGSKQLGDGAGKLADGLSELKDGSNELATKLNDAAQKTSEVKKTDDVVNMFAEPVNSSENEAEVVPNYGTGLTPFFLSIGLFVGSLISTIVLKMRDTSVPGASGWSRFVSRTLVFGSMSVFQSVIVASFMLYGLGLETHSVPLFYLFTIITGLTFMMIVQALVTWLDLPGRYVVILMLVFQLAASAGTFPVELIPSWLQAFSPWLPMTHSIMGFKAVVSSGNFDVMWHQAGILAIYAGVSILLTLAFFLWNGRKPKKEAELVESGQVVTA; translated from the coding sequence ATGAAATCTTTATCCGTGTTTTTCAAGGATGTGGGATCGGCCGTGAGAAACCCGAAGGTATTGATCCCCGTTATTGCCATTATGTTTATTCCGATTCTGTATAGTGGTATCTACCTGGCAGCCTATTGGGACCCATACGGTCATGTGGATCAGATGCCTGTCGCAGTGGTGAACCTCGATAAAGGGGCTGAGCTGGAAGGGAAGTCCTTGCATGTTGGGGAAGACCTCGTGGATGAACTGAAGAAAAATGCAGATTTTAAATGGGAATTTGTGAATAGTGCTCAAGCACAGCAAGGCATGAAAGACGACAAGTACTACATGCAGATTACGATTCCTGAAAATTTCTCATCACAGGCTACCACATTGCTGGATGATCAACCTAAACCGGCTGACCTCATCTATGAACCTAACGGTAACTATAGCTTCGTAGGTGCTCAGATTGGTAAGACGGCGATCAAGGATCTGAAGGCAAAAGTATCAGCTAAAGTGACAGAGGCTTATGCGGAGACGTTGCTTGATAAGTTCTCCGAGGTGTCTGACGGACTTGCCGAAGCCGGAGACGGTGCTGGCGAGCTGAACACGGGTGCAGGCAAGCTCGATGATGGGGCTGTGAAGCTCAAGGATAATCTGGCTAAGCTTGCATCAGGAACGATCGAACTGCAAGAAGGGCTCTCACCTTTAACGGATGGGGTCAATGCGCTTCATACCGGAGCTACGAAGCTGGAGACAGGTACTTCAAGCTTGGTTTCTGGCCTGCAGCAGCTTCAAACAGCAGCCGGAACACAGCTTCAGAGCGGAGCTGATCAGTTGAAAGAGGGTAGCGACAAGCTGGCAGCTGGTCTGCAAACGTCGCTGGATGGTACAAGTAAGCTGCAAACAGGACTGCAAGCCTCCGAACAAGGTAGTGCTAAATTGTCAGAGGGTCTGCAAAGTGCGGTTCAAGGTAGTGGAACTTTAGCTACAGGATTGCAGTCGGCTGTCGACGGAAGTGGCCAGGTTGCAGATGGAGCCAAAGGTGTTGCCGATGGATTGAAGCAGCTTGCTGCCGCAAATCCAGAGCTAGCAGAGAGTGCTGATGTGCAGAAGCTGCTTGCAGCAAGTCAGGCGGTTGCCGATGGCAGTGCGCAGCTGCATGAAAGTGAGCAGAAGCTCGCACAGGGTGCAGGTCAGTTGCATGAAGGTAACCAACAACTGGCTACCGGAGCAGAGCAACTGCATGAAGGTCAGCAGCAGCTGCTTGCGGGTGCAGGTCAGCTTGTGGGCGGACAAGAGCAATTGCTCGCAGGTGCGAGCCAACTTTCTGATGGGGGTTCTAAGCTCTCAGATGGTCTGAAGCAATTTACAGGTAAGCTCAGCGAGGCTGCAAACGGCGGTGCGCAATTAGCAAGTGGTGTTAAACAACTTGGAACAGGCACAAGCGCTTTGCAAACGGGCGTTGGTAAATTAAGCGGAGGCGTATCTTCCCTAACGGACGGTTCCAAACAACTGGGCGATGGTGCAGGCAAGCTTGCCGATGGATTGTCCGAGTTGAAGGACGGTTCGAATGAGCTGGCAACGAAATTGAATGATGCTGCTCAGAAAACGTCTGAAGTGAAGAAAACCGATGATGTTGTGAATATGTTCGCTGAACCAGTGAACTCATCGGAGAATGAAGCAGAGGTTGTGCCAAACTACGGTACAGGATTGACACCTTTCTTCTTATCCATCGGCTTGTTTGTCGGATCTCTGATCTCAACGATTGTATTGAAAATGCGTGATACATCCGTACCGGGTGCTTCTGGATGGAGTCGTTTCGTCAGCCGTACACTTGTCTTTGGTTCGATGAGTGTCTTCCAGTCCGTGATTGTAGCAAGCTTCATGTTGTATGGACTTGGATTAGAGACACACAGTGTACCTCTGTTCTACCTGTTCACGATCATTACGGGTCTAACCTTCATGATGATTGTGCAGGCACTCGTAACATGGCTTGATCTGCCAGGACGATATGTAGTCATCCTAATGTTGGTCTTCCAACTTGCGGCAAGTGCAGGAACGTTCCCAGTGGAGCTAATTCCATCATGGTTGCAAGCGTTCAGTCCTTGGCTGCCAATGACTCACAGCATTATGGGCTTCAAGGCGGTTGTATCTAGCGGTAACTTTGATGTGATGTGGCATCAAGCTGGAATTCTGGCGATCTACGCTGGAGTCTCCATCCTGCTCACGCTGGCCTTCTTCCTCTGGAACGGCAGAAAGCCTAAAAAGGAAGCTGAATTGGTCGAATCGGGTCAAGTTGTGACTGCATAA
- a CDS encoding TetR/AcrR family transcriptional regulator: MAPIDRRQQVIQAATQSFAMFGYKATTMDQVAKIANVGKGTIYTFFTNKEQLFDQILVDVIQEMKNIAHREVHQESAFFENLFRVLDSLLEFRRDHDLLVKLAQELKDFGTLQAKEGLDKVEKVISDFLTRELEKAKESGEIRDCDPQVVSFMMIRLYIALTSDWNKQHEPLSKEQIKSYFRLFLMEGIAVVT, translated from the coding sequence ATGGCTCCGATTGACCGGAGACAGCAGGTGATACAAGCGGCAACGCAATCGTTCGCCATGTTTGGATACAAAGCCACCACAATGGATCAGGTAGCCAAAATTGCGAATGTTGGCAAAGGAACGATTTACACGTTTTTTACGAATAAGGAGCAGTTGTTTGATCAGATTTTGGTGGACGTGATCCAGGAAATGAAGAACATTGCTCATCGTGAAGTACATCAAGAAAGTGCATTTTTTGAAAATCTGTTTCGTGTCTTGGACTCATTGTTGGAATTCAGACGGGATCACGATCTGTTGGTGAAACTTGCTCAAGAGTTGAAGGATTTTGGTACACTTCAGGCCAAAGAAGGTCTGGACAAAGTGGAAAAGGTCATTTCAGACTTTCTGACACGTGAGTTAGAGAAAGCTAAGGAATCAGGCGAAATTCGCGACTGCGATCCGCAGGTTGTGTCATTTATGATGATTCGATTATACATTGCCCTGACGTCGGATTGGAATAAGCAACATGAGCCACTTAGCAAGGAACAGATCAAAAGCTACTTTCGCCTTTTCTTAATGGAAGGAATTGCTGTTGTTACTTAA
- the thpR gene encoding RNA 2',3'-cyclic phosphodiesterase encodes MNYRNHMDSHANLHSQQERLFTAIRLPDPIQQTLQMDARLAQSKLDFRKWTHHKDYHITLQFLGDTLVSNMGHLRKVLREVSAEVQSFSLQITDWGTFGLEQAPKVLWKGVSGEMDRLNLLQKRIAEATSELGYEAELRAYRPHITIARKFLGAVPGNENKGIIEVLPEHSTGTLSWNVEDFVLYVTRLGRSPMYEIVETFSFSGK; translated from the coding sequence ATGAACTATCGTAACCATATGGATTCACATGCGAATCTTCATTCGCAACAAGAAAGGCTGTTTACAGCCATTCGACTCCCTGACCCCATTCAGCAAACGCTGCAAATGGATGCAAGGCTTGCGCAGAGCAAACTCGATTTTCGCAAGTGGACTCACCACAAAGACTATCATATCACTTTGCAATTTCTGGGAGATACACTGGTGAGTAACATGGGTCATCTTCGGAAGGTGCTTCGTGAAGTCAGTGCAGAGGTTCAATCCTTTTCGTTGCAGATTACCGATTGGGGTACATTCGGACTAGAGCAGGCGCCGAAAGTGCTCTGGAAAGGTGTTAGCGGAGAAATGGATCGATTGAATCTGTTACAGAAGCGAATTGCGGAAGCGACATCAGAGCTGGGATATGAAGCTGAGCTTAGAGCATATCGGCCTCATATTACAATCGCTAGAAAGTTCCTGGGAGCTGTCCCTGGAAATGAAAATAAAGGAATAATTGAGGTGCTTCCAGAACATTCTACTGGAACACTTTCATGGAATGTGGAGGATTTTGTACTTTATGTGACCAGGCTTGGACGTAGCCCAATGTATGAGATTGTGGAGACGTTTTCTTTTTCCGGAAAATGA
- a CDS encoding D-2-hydroxyacid dehydrogenase yields MGKIVCFPALSEEQQQQILDAAPGYTLKVGKANDMDPTELQEAEIILGWSPLITEHVLKKQGSLKWVQVWSAGVDNLPFSDLEQQQIQVTSANGVHSIPITEIILGMMLAHSRWLRQAMLHQQQREWKAPAQPLPELHGKTAVIAGVGEIGSETARILKALGMNVIGVRRSGKDVPNVDRMYDMSGLQEALGQGDYVINILPLTDETKHVYDEAAFAQFKPGACFINVGRGPSVKTDALLNALDSGHLAFAGLDVFEEEPLPSEHPLWGRDNVLITPHIAGSTEAYKDRALDIFLENLEAYIAGKSLPRNPVDYHHQY; encoded by the coding sequence ATGGGTAAAATTGTATGTTTTCCAGCATTGTCGGAGGAACAGCAACAACAAATTTTGGATGCTGCGCCTGGTTATACGTTGAAGGTTGGCAAAGCCAATGACATGGACCCGACAGAGCTACAAGAAGCTGAAATCATTCTTGGCTGGTCTCCTCTCATTACAGAACATGTACTCAAAAAGCAAGGCTCCTTGAAATGGGTTCAGGTCTGGTCTGCCGGTGTGGATAACCTGCCATTCTCTGATCTGGAACAACAGCAAATTCAAGTAACCAGTGCAAATGGAGTCCACTCCATTCCAATTACCGAAATTATTTTGGGCATGATGCTAGCTCACAGCCGCTGGTTAAGACAAGCGATGCTGCACCAACAGCAACGTGAGTGGAAAGCACCTGCCCAGCCTCTGCCTGAACTACATGGAAAAACAGCCGTCATTGCTGGCGTAGGAGAGATCGGCAGTGAAACAGCTCGAATCCTCAAAGCGCTAGGTATGAACGTCATTGGCGTGCGCCGCTCAGGTAAGGATGTGCCTAATGTTGATCGTATGTATGACATGTCCGGTTTACAGGAAGCCCTCGGTCAAGGTGACTATGTCATTAACATCCTGCCGCTAACGGATGAGACGAAGCATGTCTATGATGAGGCTGCCTTCGCACAGTTCAAACCAGGCGCTTGCTTCATCAATGTAGGACGAGGCCCAAGTGTGAAAACCGATGCACTTCTAAATGCGCTAGACAGCGGACACCTAGCCTTTGCCGGACTTGATGTATTTGAGGAGGAACCTCTCCCTTCAGAACACCCGCTGTGGGGGAGGGACAACGTATTAATTACACCGCACATTGCCGGAAGCACAGAAGCATATAAGGATCGCGCGCTTGATATTTTTCTAGAAAATTTAGAGGCTTACATTGCAGGCAAATCACTTCCCCGCAATCCAGTAGATTATCATCATCAGTATTAA